In the genome of Planctomycetota bacterium, the window ATCAACATGAGGACGAAGACGTGCCCCGCCGCATCCCCCGCCCGCCGCGCGAACGCCAGAAGCGCCACGTTCACGCCGTCGAGCATGAGCTCCACGGACATCAGCACGATGAGCAGGTTCCGCCGCGCCAGGGCTCCGTACGCCCCCACGGCGAAAAGCGCCGCGCTCAGGATGAGGTATTTGGAAATCACAGTTTCTTCTTGGCCAGAACGACGCCCGCGAACATCGCCACGAGAATAAGCACCGAGATGAGTTCGAAGGGGAGCGGGTGCCCCACGAAAAGAGCCTTCCCCACCGCCTCCACGCCGCCGTATCCCGGAGGAACCGCCGCCGCGGCGGCTTCCCGTTCCCCCAGCCGCGGGTCCGCCAGCGCCGGGACCGCCAGCGCCGCGAAGAGCGCGGCGCACAGGGCCGCCGCGCCCCACCGCGCCGTCGGCGGCATCTCCCGTCCCAGCTCCTCCGGGCCGAGATTCAGCAGCATGATCACGAAGAGGAAAAGCACGAGGATCGCTCCCGTGTAGACGATGACGTGGAGAGCCGCCAGGAAGGGAGCCTCGAGCTTGAGGTACACGACCGCCAGCGCCAGGAAGCAGACGAGCATCCAGACCGCGCTGTACACGGGGTTTCTCCGCGTCACGGTCAGCACCGCGGCGGCCACCGCGATCCCCGCCGTCGCGAGGAAGACGGGGTCGCGCGCCGCATCCCGCAGGACCGCGCCGGCGGACTCAGCGATTGAGAAGCTTGTGGATGTCGTAAATCTTCTCCTCCCGCGACGTCGCGATCCGGTTGAAGGTGGGGGTCAGCTCGATCGCGTCGCAGGGACAGGCCTCCTCGCACATTCCGCAGTAGATGCACTTGAGGAGGTCGATGTTGAAGACGACGGGGATCTTCTCCCGGTCCGGCCAGGGCGAGGGCCCCGCCACGATCTGGATGCACTCCGCCGGACAGGCGGTCTGGCACATGAAGCACGCCACGCACTTCATGCGCCCCTGCTCGTCCTTCTTGAGGCGGTGTTCCCCGCGGTAGCCTTTCCGGGGAACATGCACTTCCTCGGGATAGCGGACGGTCTCCTTGGGCAGAAACATCCGCCGCACCGTGCGCCGGAGGCCCTTGAGCACCGCCGGGATGTACAGTTTCACCATCCAGCGAAGCCAGAGCTGCTTGAGCCGCAGACCCAGCGTCACGGCCGACCTCCCGTCCCTACCCCGATCGCGGCCACCAGCATCACGTTGGCCAGCGACACGGGCACCAGGACTTTCCATCCGAGATTCATGAGCTGGTTGTACTTGAAGCGCGGGAGCGTCCAGCGGATCAGGATGTAGACCATCAGGACCGCCAGAACCTTGGCCACGAAGACCCCGACCGAGAGCGCTCCCGCGGCCCAGGAGGACGCCCCCGGATCCGTCACCCCCGGCAGATGCCAGCCGCCCAGGAAGAAGGTCACCAGAAGCGCGCTCATGAGCACCATCCCCACGTACTCGCCCATCATGAACAGCGCGAACTTGATGGCCGAGTACTCCGTGTGATACCCGCCCACGAGCTCCGCCTCGCATTCCGGCAGATCGAACGGCAGCCGGTTGTTCTCCGCCAGCGCCGAAACGAAGAAGAGGACGAAGGCCGTCACCCCGCTCGGCAGGAGCCAGGGATTCCCCCCGCCGAAGACGTTCCATCCGTTCTCGATCTGGCGGCGGACGATCACCTGCGGATCGATGCTCTCCGAGAACATGACGGCCGTCACGATGGAAAGCGCCAGAGCCAGCTCGTACGAGATGAGCTGCGCGGAGGCGCGCAGTCCCCCGAGGAGCGAATATTTGTTGTTCGACGCCCAGCCGCCGAAGGCCAGCCCGTACACGGCCACCGAAAGGACCGACATCGTAAAGAGAATTCCGACGCTGAGGTCGGCCACCTGGAGCGGTTCGTTTCCTATCCGGTTCCCGAAAGGAATCACGACCAGCCCGAGCGCCGGCGGCACGAGCACCAGAAGCGGCCCGCACACGTAGAGAAACCGGTCCGCCCCCGCCGGCCGGACGTCCTCCTTGAAAAGGAACTTGATGAGGTCGGCCAGCGGCTGAAGCAGGCCCCCGGGCCCCACGCGGTTGGGGCCGATCCGGCTCTGAATCCAGGCGCTGATCCTCCGCTCCAGCAGCACCAGGAGCGGCACCAGGCCCAGCACGAAAAAGCCCAGGACGAAGAGAATCTTAAGCAGGGCGGCCATCGATCCTCGCGCCCCGGGAACCCACCTTCCCGTAATCAAGCCCCGGCATCGCCTCGCGGAACACGGCTTCCGCCGGAAGGACCGCGCGGCGCTCCCCCAGCTCCACGAGCGCCTCCTGCAGCCATTCGATCTCCGGGCGCGCCCCCGGCGGAGGCTCCACGGCCTTGCGCGTCCGCTGAACGCGCCCGTCGCGGTTCACGAACGTCCCCTCCTTCTCCGCCCACGCGCAGCCGGGCAGGACCACATGGGCGGACGGCGTCAGCGCGTTCTCCAGAATGTCCGAGACGGCCACGAATTCCGCCCGGCGGGCCGCCTCCACCAGGCGCGCCGGCAGCGGAACGTCCGGAATGCCGTTGAGCACGACGATGCCGCGCGCGCGCCCGGATTCCAGAAGCTCCGCCGCCTTCGTCCAGCCGGCCGCGACCGCCTCGGGGCCGAAGAGGCGCTCCGCGTACGTCCGGTTCGGCGTCTTGTCGGGTTCGATCGCGAAGCCCCCCGGGAACGTCCGCCGCTCGCCGCGCTCCAGGGTCAGGAATCCCACCGCCTCCGCCCCCAGCGCCTCCATGAGCCTGCGGAAAAGCCAGAGCTCCTCCACCGTCTGGGCCGTCGAAACCACTCCCACGAAGCGCACCTTCCGTCCCGCGGCGGCGATCTCCCGCGCGGTTCCGACGCCGCGCGCCAGCCTCCGCTCCGACGCCACGTACCGGAAATTCAGGCGCCCCTCGTCGCACATCCAGTACTGGTTGACCTCGGGATTCGGCCGAGGCACGAGCCGCTTGATCTCGTTGTCGAGGACCGTGAACTCGACGTTGCACCCGCGGCTGCACGACGCGCAGACGCCCTCCTCCTTCTTGGCGAACCACACGCGCGCCGAGTACATGAAATTCTTGTCGATGAGCGCCCCGACCGGGCAGATGTCCACGACATTCAGCGACAGGGGGTTGTCGAGCGGCACTCCCGGGAAAACATCCACCACCGAGCGGTCTCCGCGGTTGACGACGCACAACTCGCCCGTGCCGGCGACCTCCTCGCAGAACCGGACGCACCGGGTGCACACGATGCACCGGTTGCCCCAGATCCGCACGTCCGGCCCCAGATCCTTGGTGTGCCGGATGACCTTGTCTTCCTCGAAGCGCGAAACGCCCCCGCGGTAGGCGTACGTGAAATCCTGAAGGTCGCATTCCCCCGCCTTGTCGCAGATCGGGCAGTCGAGCGGG includes:
- the nuoK gene encoding NADH-quinone oxidoreductase subunit NuoK; the encoded protein is MISKYLILSAALFAVGAYGALARRNLLIVLMSVELMLDGVNVALLAFARRAGDAAGHVFVLML
- a CDS encoding NADH-quinone oxidoreductase subunit J; amino-acid sequence: MAAAVLTVTRRNPVYSAVWMLVCFLALAVVYLKLEAPFLAALHVIVYTGAILVLFLFVIMLLNLGPEELGREMPPTARWGAAALCAALFAALAVPALADPRLGEREAAAAAVPPGYGGVEAVGKALFVGHPLPFELISVLILVAMFAGVVLAKKKL
- a CDS encoding NADH-quinone oxidoreductase subunit I, whose translation is MTLGLRLKQLWLRWMVKLYIPAVLKGLRRTVRRMFLPKETVRYPEEVHVPRKGYRGEHRLKKDEQGRMKCVACFMCQTACPAECIQIVAGPSPWPDREKIPVVFNIDLLKCIYCGMCEEACPCDAIELTPTFNRIATSREEKIYDIHKLLNR
- a CDS encoding complex I subunit 1 family protein is translated as MAALLKILFVLGFFVLGLVPLLVLLERRISAWIQSRIGPNRVGPGGLLQPLADLIKFLFKEDVRPAGADRFLYVCGPLLVLVPPALGLVVIPFGNRIGNEPLQVADLSVGILFTMSVLSVAVYGLAFGGWASNNKYSLLGGLRASAQLISYELALALSIVTAVMFSESIDPQVIVRRQIENGWNVFGGGNPWLLPSGVTAFVLFFVSALAENNRLPFDLPECEAELVGGYHTEYSAIKFALFMMGEYVGMVLMSALLVTFFLGGWHLPGVTDPGASSWAAGALSVGVFVAKVLAVLMVYILIRWTLPRFKYNQLMNLGWKVLVPVSLANVMLVAAIGVGTGGRP
- a CDS encoding 2Fe-2S iron-sulfur cluster-binding protein — its product is MPKIKVNGKDIEADGKDKLLKVLLDHGVFVPHYCWHPGLTPAGNCRMCLVKVSNSRKLEVSCMYPVTEGLEVTTEGPEVQAGRKAVLEYMLINHPLDCPICDKAGECDLQDFTYAYRGGVSRFEEDKVIRHTKDLGPDVRIWGNRCIVCTRCVRFCEEVAGTGELCVVNRGDRSVVDVFPGVPLDNPLSLNVVDICPVGALIDKNFMYSARVWFAKKEEGVCASCSRGCNVEFTVLDNEIKRLVPRPNPEVNQYWMCDEGRLNFRYVASERRLARGVGTAREIAAAGRKVRFVGVVSTAQTVEELWLFRRLMEALGAEAVGFLTLERGERRTFPGGFAIEPDKTPNRTYAERLFGPEAVAAGWTKAAELLESGRARGIVVLNGIPDVPLPARLVEAARRAEFVAVSDILENALTPSAHVVLPGCAWAEKEGTFVNRDGRVQRTRKAVEPPPGARPEIEWLQEALVELGERRAVLPAEAVFREAMPGLDYGKVGSRGARIDGRPA